A window of the Nisaea acidiphila genome harbors these coding sequences:
- a CDS encoding allantoinase PuuE, translating to MRAYPRDLVGYGANPPDPRWPNGARLAVNFVMNIEEGSEYSIPDGDGFSETGLTESPGSPNDPGSRDLAAESMFEYGSRVGFWRLLRLFEEREMPVTFFTCALAVERNPEMAAAIRESGNDICCHGWRWIEHFKLSREEERDHIRKAVASLQKTIGERPLGWYCRHGPGEATRELLVEEGGFLYDSDAYNDELPYWTEAGGKPHLVVPYSLVHNDSKFSRGWLNTGRQFFEFIQDGFDMLYEEGATQPKLMSIGLHTRLIGHPARAAGLARLLDYIQRFEDVWVTGRLDIARHWRETHPAP from the coding sequence ATGAGGGCATATCCGCGCGATCTCGTGGGCTACGGGGCCAACCCGCCGGATCCGCGCTGGCCGAACGGCGCGCGGCTGGCGGTCAATTTCGTGATGAATATCGAGGAGGGCTCCGAATATTCGATCCCGGACGGGGACGGCTTCTCGGAGACCGGGCTCACGGAATCGCCGGGCTCGCCGAACGATCCGGGCAGCCGGGACCTCGCGGCGGAGTCAATGTTCGAATATGGCAGCCGGGTCGGTTTCTGGCGCCTGCTCCGGCTTTTCGAGGAGCGGGAGATGCCGGTCACCTTCTTCACCTGCGCGCTGGCAGTGGAGCGCAATCCGGAGATGGCGGCGGCGATTCGGGAAAGCGGCAACGATATCTGCTGCCACGGCTGGCGCTGGATCGAGCATTTCAAACTCTCCCGCGAGGAAGAGCGCGACCATATTCGCAAAGCGGTCGCATCCCTGCAGAAGACGATCGGGGAGCGTCCGCTCGGCTGGTACTGCCGGCACGGTCCCGGCGAGGCGACGCGTGAGCTGCTGGTGGAGGAGGGCGGCTTTCTCTATGACAGCGATGCCTATAACGACGAGCTGCCTTACTGGACCGAAGCCGGTGGGAAGCCTCATCTCGTGGTGCCCTATTCCCTGGTCCATAACGACTCGAAGTTTTCCCGCGGCTGGCTCAATACCGGGCGGCAGTTCTTCGAGTTCATCCAGGACGGCTTCGACATGCTTTACGAGGAAGGCGCGACCCAGCCGAAACTGATGTCCATCGGCCTGCATACGCGGCTCATCGGGCATCCGGCGCGGGCCGCCGGCCTCGCGCGCCTGCTCGACTACATCCAGCGTTTCGAGGACGTCTGGGTGACCGGGCGGCTCGACATCGCGCGGCACTGGCGCGAGACCCATCCGGCGCCCTAG
- a CDS encoding TetR/AcrR family transcriptional regulator — protein sequence MTEKQRQIVDAACKLFTEQGYEVTSMDKVAAEANVSKRTVYSYFESKEDLFCSVMSGLCQGFGEPTPDDIDFSADYRTVLVLSAQLILSKVTDVEKMRLMRTVIGEVEQFPLIGQTFWNEGPGKMRDELADYFQAMQTKGLMKKSDPVIAAAQFQGIVAGPFMIQTLFSGSCDWSREEAFATIEDAVDGFMKAHAPE from the coding sequence TTGACCGAGAAACAGCGGCAAATCGTTGACGCGGCCTGCAAGCTGTTCACGGAACAGGGGTACGAAGTCACCTCGATGGACAAGGTGGCGGCCGAGGCCAATGTCTCGAAGCGGACGGTCTACAGTTACTTCGAGAGCAAGGAGGACCTGTTCTGCTCGGTTATGAGCGGCCTCTGCCAGGGTTTCGGAGAACCGACGCCGGACGACATCGATTTTTCGGCGGATTACCGGACGGTTCTGGTGCTGAGCGCTCAGCTCATTCTCTCAAAGGTCACCGACGTGGAAAAAATGCGCCTGATGCGCACGGTGATCGGCGAGGTCGAGCAGTTCCCGCTGATCGGCCAGACCTTCTGGAACGAAGGCCCCGGCAAGATGCGGGACGAGTTGGCGGACTATTTCCAGGCCATGCAGACCAAGGGCCTGATGAAGAAAAGCGACCCGGTCATCGCGGCGGCCCAGTTCCAGGGCATAGTCGCCGGCCCATTTATGATCCAGACCCTGTTCTCCGGCTCCTGCGACTGGAGCCGGGAAGAGGCCTTCGCGACGATCGAGGACGCGGTCGACGGCTTCATGAAGGCGCACGCGCCGGAATAG
- a CDS encoding efflux RND transporter permease subunit, translating to MRKSNWVTDYAQWLIRWRWAVIAASILIAFAAAAGGQFLTFSTDYRVFFSKENPQLQAFESLQRIYLKEDNISLVLQPDEGEVFQPEVLSAIRTLTEQAWKTPYATRVDSLTNFQNSTAEQDDLIVDDLVPGDSPLDGADINRIRAAALAEPLLIDRIISPDARTTMVNITITLPQKKLTETPEAMAYVDEVVGAFRAAHPDITLAVTGSVALNNSFSVSAQQDMQTLIPIMYGVLLLVMAILLRSVSGTIATLAVIAFSAMSAMGLAGWVGIQLTPPSVTAPTIILTLAIADSVHILISMFHGMRRGLEKRTALVESLRINFQPVFLTSLTTVIGFASLNFSDAPPFRDLGNITAMGVVAAWFFSIAFLPALMAVLPVRVKVRAEEGGAAMERLAEFVIARRGQVMFGTLALVALFAVFIPRIELNDQFVKYFDESIPFRNDTDWAMEHLSGIYQAQWSVPAAGSGGVSDPDYLERLQAFTEFLRARDEVVHVQTLTDIFKRLNKNMHGDNPDWYSLPEERDLAAQYLLLFEMSLPFGLDLNNQVNVDKSAVRVIATLENITTNELRALDEESSAWLSENFPSAAETRASGPFVMFAYIAERNIEGMLTGTFLAFVLISLTLTIALRSVKLGAISLAPNLLPAAMAFGLWGLTVGEVGMASSVVTATSLGIIVDATVHFLSKYRRARVEKGNDAEDAVRYAFSTVGTALWVTTAILVAGFAVLSLSTFKINGSMGLLTAITLVMAIVIDFLLLPALLLLLDGRRNKREAGKAPLAQAAE from the coding sequence ATGCGAAAGTCCAATTGGGTGACGGATTACGCCCAATGGCTTATCCGGTGGCGCTGGGCGGTGATTGCCGCGTCCATTCTCATTGCGTTCGCCGCTGCGGCGGGTGGGCAGTTTCTCACTTTCTCGACGGACTACCGGGTCTTTTTCAGTAAAGAGAACCCGCAGCTCCAGGCCTTCGAAAGCCTGCAGCGCATCTATTTGAAGGAAGACAATATTTCCCTCGTCCTGCAGCCGGACGAGGGGGAAGTGTTCCAACCGGAAGTGCTTTCGGCGATCCGGACTCTGACGGAACAGGCGTGGAAGACGCCTTATGCTACGCGGGTCGACAGTCTGACCAACTTCCAGAACAGCACGGCGGAGCAGGACGACCTGATCGTCGACGATCTGGTTCCCGGCGACAGTCCGCTCGACGGTGCGGATATTAACCGGATCCGGGCAGCCGCTCTGGCTGAGCCGTTGCTCATCGACCGTATCATCTCTCCCGATGCGCGGACGACGATGGTCAACATCACCATCACGCTGCCGCAGAAAAAGTTGACCGAAACACCGGAAGCGATGGCCTATGTGGATGAGGTCGTCGGCGCGTTCCGGGCGGCGCATCCGGACATCACCCTCGCGGTGACCGGGTCGGTGGCGCTGAATAATTCTTTCTCCGTGTCGGCTCAGCAGGACATGCAGACCCTGATTCCGATCATGTACGGGGTGCTGCTGCTAGTCATGGCGATCCTGCTGCGCTCGGTTTCAGGGACGATCGCGACCTTGGCCGTAATCGCGTTCTCCGCCATGAGTGCGATGGGGCTTGCCGGCTGGGTCGGCATTCAGCTGACACCACCGTCGGTAACCGCGCCGACCATCATCCTCACACTGGCGATCGCGGACTCCGTGCACATCCTCATCAGCATGTTTCACGGCATGCGGCGCGGCCTGGAAAAGCGCACCGCGCTGGTGGAGAGCCTCCGGATCAACTTCCAGCCGGTCTTCCTCACCAGCCTCACCACGGTGATCGGCTTCGCCAGCCTGAATTTCTCGGACGCACCGCCGTTCCGCGATCTCGGCAACATCACGGCGATGGGTGTCGTCGCCGCCTGGTTCTTCTCGATCGCCTTTCTGCCGGCTCTGATGGCCGTGCTGCCGGTGCGCGTGAAGGTCCGGGCCGAAGAAGGCGGCGCGGCGATGGAGCGGCTTGCCGAATTCGTCATCGCCCGGCGCGGCCAGGTGATGTTCGGAACGCTGGCGCTCGTCGCGCTTTTTGCCGTCTTCATTCCGCGGATCGAGCTGAACGACCAGTTCGTTAAGTATTTCGACGAGAGCATCCCGTTCCGCAACGACACGGACTGGGCGATGGAGCACCTCTCGGGGATCTACCAGGCCCAATGGTCCGTACCGGCAGCCGGCAGCGGCGGCGTTTCCGATCCGGATTATCTGGAGCGGCTTCAGGCTTTCACCGAGTTCCTGCGTGCGCGGGACGAGGTGGTGCATGTCCAGACCCTGACGGACATCTTCAAGCGCCTGAACAAGAACATGCACGGCGACAATCCGGATTGGTACAGCCTGCCGGAGGAACGCGATCTCGCGGCGCAGTATTTGCTGCTCTTCGAGATGTCGCTGCCGTTCGGTCTCGATCTCAACAACCAAGTCAATGTCGACAAGTCCGCCGTCCGGGTGATCGCCACTCTGGAGAACATCACGACCAACGAGCTCCGCGCCCTCGACGAGGAGTCGTCGGCCTGGCTCTCCGAGAACTTCCCTAGCGCGGCCGAGACACGGGCTTCGGGGCCGTTCGTCATGTTCGCCTATATTGCAGAGCGCAATATCGAGGGCATGTTGACCGGAACCTTTCTCGCCTTCGTGCTGATTTCCCTCACGCTGACCATCGCACTTCGAAGCGTGAAACTCGGCGCGATCTCGCTCGCCCCGAATCTCCTGCCGGCGGCAATGGCCTTCGGCCTCTGGGGGCTCACGGTCGGCGAGGTCGGCATGGCGTCCTCGGTGGTCACGGCGACCAGTCTCGGCATTATCGTCGATGCGACCGTGCACTTCCTCTCGAAATACCGGCGGGCCAGGGTCGAGAAGGGGAACGATGCGGAAGATGCGGTCCGTTACGCCTTCTCGACTGTCGGGACGGCGCTCTGGGTGACGACCGCGATCCTGGTGGCCGGTTTCGCAGTGCTCTCGCTCTCGACTTTCAAGATCAACGGGTCGATGGGGCTGCTGACCGCAATCACCCTGGTCATGGCCATCGTCATCGACTTCCTCCTTTTGCCGGCCCTGCTTCTTCTGCTGGACGGCCGGCGCAACAAACGGGAAGCCGGGAAGGCTCCCCTTGCTCAAGCTGCGGAGTAG
- a CDS encoding outer membrane lipoprotein-sorting protein encodes MGKLKRILALTVLAISPVLQSAYAETPEEKGLAIAEETDRRDLGWGDSDVVMQMTLRNAEGESSVRDLRLRSLEVPERKAGDKSITVFYKPRDIEGTAFLSHTKILDPDDQWLYLPALKRVKRISSKNKSGPFVGSEFAYEDLVSQEVDRYAYKWLRDEACGEAAPDRECFVVERTPLYEHSGYTKQISWIDKQDYQPRKLEFYDRKDALLKTLLMLDYKQYRGQYWRTHRMDMVNHQTGKSTTLTFEDYSFQVGLSEDDFVKNRLKRVQ; translated from the coding sequence ATGGGAAAACTGAAGCGCATTCTTGCCCTGACCGTCCTCGCCATCAGTCCGGTACTGCAATCGGCTTACGCGGAAACGCCGGAAGAAAAAGGCCTCGCTATAGCCGAGGAAACCGACCGGCGGGATCTCGGATGGGGGGACAGCGACGTCGTCATGCAGATGACCCTGCGCAATGCCGAAGGGGAGAGCAGTGTACGGGATCTTCGCCTGCGCTCCCTTGAGGTGCCGGAAAGAAAGGCCGGCGACAAGAGCATCACCGTCTTTTACAAGCCCAGGGATATCGAAGGCACCGCCTTCCTCTCCCACACCAAGATTCTCGATCCCGACGACCAGTGGCTCTACTTGCCCGCGCTAAAGCGTGTGAAGCGGATCTCCTCGAAGAACAAGTCCGGCCCATTCGTCGGCTCGGAGTTCGCCTACGAGGACCTGGTGAGCCAGGAAGTCGATCGCTATGCCTACAAATGGCTTCGTGATGAGGCCTGCGGCGAGGCGGCGCCGGATAGAGAGTGTTTCGTGGTCGAGCGCACCCCGCTTTACGAGCATTCCGGCTACACAAAACAGATCAGCTGGATCGACAAGCAGGATTACCAGCCGCGCAAGCTGGAGTTCTATGACCGCAAGGACGCGCTGCTGAAGACCCTGCTGATGCTCGACTACAAGCAGTATCGCGGACAGTATTGGCGGACGCACCGGATGGATATGGTCAATCACCAGACTGGCAAGTCGACCACGCTGACCTTCGAGGATTACAGCTTCCAGGTCGGACTTTCCGAAGACGATTTCGTGAAGAACCGGCTGAAGCGCGTGCAATGA
- a CDS encoding division plane positioning ATPase MipZ, translated as MTVYSRGEEVSDQSQGTSPAAPAPLGPADPATVIVFGNEKGGSGKSTGSMHVIVALLRLGFKVGSLDLDMRQWTLTRYLSNRAASMKNEGIDLPMPIHVFLSRSSKPNRSEAEAEDRQRCEAVLKKLRAECDFVVVDCPGTDTYVGRVAHGHADKLVTPINDSFIDLDMLANVDGKTGEIIKPSVYAEMVWEARKQRAVRDGGSLDWIVMRNRLSSLAARNKQEMERVVGVLAKRIGFRVAPGFSERVIFRELFLRGLTMLDVFEIGDSGKPQLSHVAARQEVRGLLNALQLPNRTPTPHDRSAEYEAIESPPLMGEDASED; from the coding sequence ATGACGGTCTATTCGCGAGGTGAAGAAGTGAGCGACCAGTCCCAAGGGACGTCTCCAGCGGCGCCGGCGCCGCTCGGCCCGGCCGATCCGGCCACGGTGATCGTCTTTGGCAACGAGAAGGGCGGATCCGGAAAATCGACCGGCTCCATGCATGTGATCGTGGCGCTTCTCAGGCTCGGCTTCAAGGTCGGTTCGCTTGATCTCGACATGCGGCAATGGACATTGACCCGCTACCTTTCCAACCGCGCTGCCTCGATGAAGAATGAGGGCATCGACCTGCCGATGCCGATTCATGTCTTTCTCAGCCGCAGCAGCAAGCCTAACCGTTCCGAGGCGGAAGCCGAGGACCGGCAGCGTTGCGAAGCGGTGCTGAAGAAACTTCGCGCCGAATGCGATTTCGTTGTGGTCGACTGCCCGGGAACGGACACTTACGTCGGCCGTGTCGCCCACGGGCACGCCGACAAGCTGGTGACGCCGATCAATGACAGTTTCATCGATCTCGACATGCTCGCGAACGTGGACGGCAAGACCGGAGAGATCATCAAGCCCAGCGTTTATGCCGAGATGGTCTGGGAAGCGCGCAAGCAGCGCGCGGTGCGTGACGGGGGCAGCCTCGACTGGATTGTGATGCGCAACCGGCTTTCCAGCTTGGCCGCGCGCAACAAGCAGGAAATGGAGCGGGTCGTGGGTGTGCTCGCCAAGCGGATCGGTTTCCGCGTCGCGCCCGGTTTCAGCGAACGCGTGATTTTCCGCGAACTCTTCCTGCGCGGGCTCACCATGCTGGACGTGTTCGAGATCGGTGACAGCGGCAAGCCCCAGCTCTCCCATGTCGCCGCCCGGCAGGAGGTGCGCGGTCTGTTAAATGCGTTGCAGCTTCCGAACCGGACACCCACCCCGCATGACCGGTCTGCCGAATACGAGGCGATCGAGTCGCCGCCCCTAATGGGCGAAGATGCTTCCGAAGACTGA
- a CDS encoding VOC family protein, which produces MSETVGLNHLGLSVRDLDETTRFFVEVLGWEELARDESYPRNAVTDGNLRLTLWQVDHSNEVVDFDRRANIGLHHLAMEMPSEEALDTIAGRVRGWPGVVVEFMPEPLGGGPRKHMMFREPGGIRLELIWPGSA; this is translated from the coding sequence ATGAGTGAGACCGTCGGACTGAACCATCTCGGGCTTTCGGTCCGGGATCTGGATGAGACAACGCGCTTCTTTGTTGAGGTGCTTGGCTGGGAGGAGCTGGCGCGGGACGAGAGTTATCCGCGTAATGCGGTGACGGACGGGAACCTGCGGCTCACCCTCTGGCAGGTCGATCACAGCAATGAGGTGGTGGATTTCGACCGCCGTGCCAATATCGGCCTGCATCACCTCGCCATGGAAATGCCGAGCGAGGAGGCCCTCGATACTATCGCCGGGCGGGTGAGGGGGTGGCCGGGCGTCGTCGTCGAATTCATGCCGGAGCCTCTTGGCGGAGGACCGCGCAAGCATATGATGTTCCGCGAACCCGGCGGCATC